A stretch of Roseovarius sp. M141 DNA encodes these proteins:
- a CDS encoding 1-acyl-sn-glycerol-3-phosphate acyltransferase — protein sequence MNSTVHMPLWALLLLLAFAAVTFASHFLFPSVRWFFRRRLERAVARLNTRLTRPIEPFKLARRNDLIQRLVYDPDVTRAIVAYAAKNKVREDVAFEKARRYAREIVPSFSAFAYFSFGTRAANWLANMLYDVRTSPQNSAIIQSIDKDATMIFIMNHRSNMDYVLVTTLAAQSSALSYAVGEWARVWPLSRLIKAMGAYFIRRRARGGLYRTVLARYVQMATTGGVTQAIFPEGGLTVDGFVKPAKLGLLTYLVEGWKPGGRDVVFVPIAINYDRVLEDRVLIAAGARGGRRFHARVSVIVRSSLRIVWQRLRGRFVRFGTAAVVFAQPIRLSDYGDAPRLGDLGRDLMGSIQAAMPVLYVPMVAHTLLRSGDAMDSTALAAQVAHILQTVQGDPPPPEDIASGVARASATLAARDAIIEGVDGWQIAPEGAPLLTYYANSIAHFLPDADASDDAAGAKEISAPAGS from the coding sequence GTGAATTCGACCGTTCATATGCCGCTATGGGCGCTGCTGTTGCTGCTGGCCTTTGCGGCTGTCACCTTTGCGTCGCATTTCCTGTTTCCGTCGGTGCGCTGGTTCTTTCGCCGTCGGCTCGAGCGGGCGGTGGCGCGGTTGAACACTCGCCTGACGCGGCCCATCGAACCGTTCAAGCTGGCCCGCCGCAACGACCTGATTCAGCGGCTGGTCTATGATCCGGACGTGACGCGGGCCATCGTCGCCTATGCGGCCAAGAACAAGGTGCGCGAGGACGTGGCGTTCGAGAAGGCGCGCAGATACGCGCGCGAGATCGTGCCCAGTTTCAGCGCTTTCGCCTATTTCAGCTTTGGCACGCGTGCGGCGAACTGGCTGGCCAACATGCTGTATGATGTAAGGACCAGCCCGCAAAACAGCGCCATCATCCAGAGCATCGACAAGGATGCGACGATGATCTTCATCATGAATCACCGCAGCAACATGGATTATGTGCTGGTGACGACGCTGGCGGCCCAATCCTCGGCCCTCAGCTATGCCGTTGGGGAATGGGCGCGCGTCTGGCCGCTGAGCCGCCTGATCAAGGCGATGGGCGCCTATTTCATCCGCCGTAGGGCGCGCGGGGGGCTCTATCGTACGGTGTTGGCGCGCTATGTGCAGATGGCGACGACGGGTGGCGTGACGCAGGCAATCTTTCCCGAGGGTGGGTTGACCGTCGATGGCTTCGTGAAACCGGCCAAGCTGGGGCTGCTTACCTATCTGGTCGAGGGCTGGAAGCCCGGCGGGCGGGATGTGGTGTTCGTGCCGATCGCCATCAATTACGACCGCGTGCTGGAGGACCGGGTGCTGATCGCCGCAGGCGCGCGCGGCGGTCGCAGGTTTCACGCGCGTGTATCTGTGATCGTGCGGTCGTCCCTGCGGATAGTGTGGCAGCGTCTGCGTGGGCGGTTCGTGCGCTTTGGGACCGCCGCCGTCGTCTTTGCACAGCCCATCCGGCTGAGCGATTACGGCGATGCGCCCCGGCTGGGCGATCTGGGTCGTGACCTGATGGGCAGCATTCAGGCAGCGATGCCGGTGCTCTATGTGCCGATGGTGGCACATACCCTGCTGCGCAGCGGCGATGCGATGGACAGTACCGCGCTGGCGGCGCAGGTTGCGCACATCCTGCAAACCGTTCAGGGGGACCCCCCGCCGCCCGAGGATATCGCAAGCGGTGTCGCCCGCGCCAGCGCGACGCTGGCGGCGCGCGATGCGATTATCGAGGGCGTTGACGGTTGGCAGATTGCGCCCGAAGGTGCGCCGTTGTTGACATATTACGCCAATTCCATCGCTCATTTCCTGCCCGACGCGGATGCGTCAGATGATGCTGCGGGTGCAAAGGAAATTTCTGCACCTGCTGGGTCATAA